ATATGGGCTAACACACAAAATACCATCTTCTTTACTGTTCAGGTCGCTTGTGGTATAGGCTGCTCCGCTTACGCACATATGGTAGGCGCTTATCccgccaccacctccaccatcACTCAACGCAATCAAGCAATATCGCATGCGGAGATGAGGTCAGACGTATTCACTAAGTTAAACTTTTGCAGCGCAGGGTCGACTGCCTCCGTATCCGTGCGATTAAGACGCCCATGCCATTTCTCCACTGACACTGTTCCACCAATCGGATCGCCAGAGATTTTATTCGTTCATGAATGAGACCCATGGGGTACTCTTCATGGTCAGCTGCGTGGCCTCGCTATCTATTACTATTATTGTCATCGCTATTAAGTGAATATGGATTTCTCCGCTGTTTGAGGACGCACAATTACTTGAACGTTGAGACATTAAATCCTCATTATCGTCGCAGCACCTGGCAAGCCTGGTCACAACTCAACCCATGATTACACATTAACGGGGCATTACAGTAATTTATTCTGATTTCTAATGACAACATAGCTAGGTTATGCATTCGAGTTAGAGTGAGGCATTTAACATTATAAGCTGCCACAATCGCTCCACAGATCATTAGCAACCCTGATAATACGCAACAAGCAACGCGATGAAGCCACAAAGTGTTAACCTTTGCATGTGCCAGCACAGGGTCACGGTCTTTTGGCCCCGTCAGCACGACGACACGACGACAACACGCTGAAACCGTCAATCTGCATCAATTATCAATCGGATTAGCAACCACTCGCGGCCCATGGGGTATGTCGCCAGCCAACTGCGTGGTTTTGAGATTATGCGTATAATAATATCCAGTAAAATGAGATACAATAATGTGCTGTTGCATGCATGGCTTTTGGTTTGGGTAATTTCTCGTTAAGGGACTGCCCGCTGTTCCAGGATGCGATCCCTCACACGTGAGCGAACATTGAGTTTGAACTTTGTAGACGATCACTTAAAGCCTCATTAACTTCGCACTTTCCAGACTAGAACGATAATGAACCCACGAAAGTAAAGGAGAATCAAGTTGTATGGAGCGAATGAAATACCTTCGGACCGAAAAACGACGGTGTTTGACAGGAGAGACAAGCCAATTACTTGATTTTAAGGGACGAGGGAGGCCAATTGACATTGGCAGTGCCGCGACGCCTCTTTTACTCGCTGCCTTGttgggaaaaaaaaaaagaaaaacatactcAGATTTGCATCGCCAGGTTGTCATATCATGGACGATGACATTGATAGAACAAAGTCATCCTTGACTGGTGAGTAACTATGATGTAAAGTGAGCAGATAGCGGTGCCTATTGGCAACCTGTCAGCCTAAACCTTCGACCTATCTCATTCTTCATCTGTCTGTCCGTAAACGACGTTCGATCTTCAAAAGGACTCTCCCGGGGGAGGCGTAGGAATATATTGATGACTATCAAGTGAGTATAGTAACCCTTTGACAGAGGAGAGCAACAGACCTTTACTCTATGTAATTACTTCAGTAATTAGCCAAATATTTGGGACAGCTAGTACTAATGCTGCGAACCCAATGAGTAAGATATCACAGAAGCCCAAAGGTTCTGGAATGCGCCCGCGCCACATTAGTTCAAGTTCTTAGTCCACTCATTGGCCCAGTACCCAGTTACGCCAGTCTTTCGGCGAAGATCTGCCCGCTGATTTTTGTTCCTCACTGCATACTAGGAGATACGTTAATGGTACAAAGTCCTTTTTATCCCCAACTTCCAACTCGGTACCGTAGGCCAAGCGGACGTAATAGAATTATATTTGAATATGTTGTGGGCATAGTTGGGGCCTGTCAATTTCCAGCGGAGCACCAATTATGTTGCTGCTCATTGTTATCATTTTAGAGTCCATTGACAAATCGTCGTAACTCAGCATCTCttggaagatggaagaaataatgTCATACCCCTGAGTCAACCATGCTTCGAATGTCTGTCTTCTCGACCAGGATAGTTGGAGCGAACGGCGTACTACGGAACCATGGGAAACAGGAAAGTGAAAACAAAAATGTCACCTGAGCGCCGAAAATCAAAGCGTTATGTACACTTGTCGCTGTTCCGCTGGACAAGTGACACTTCATTTCACGTATTGTCAGTGCCGTGTGGCGGTCAGATAACAGAAATGTGTGCCTCAGATTGTCAGATGTACATAACGCCCAGCCAACGATGACTATACTGCACACTGACATACTACATTCAACGTGGAAAGGCAACCGGTTGTTGAAGTAGATGATCCCTTTCAAATCCTCTCGATCATGGCAGTACCGCAAAGCAGTGTgtaaaaaggagaaaaattACTCTCCGTTTAATTCTATCGGTCGGAGCCTGCCGCAGCGGCGCATCACGAGGGGAGGGGGTCCGAGTCGTAAAGCTTATGTTATGTTGCTCCCTTGCTGAACACACAGATAGTCAATTCAGATCCGGAAGGAAACAGGCGGATCTTGTGTTACATACAGTCTAATAGTATCTTGCTTACGTTCAAAAGGGCCACTGAAAAGTCCCTGATAGGAAGTCAATCAAGACGCCGAACGGCATCAAGGAAGAGACCGTTACTTATACAACTTTCTGGATGGGAATAGCGTCAATAATGCCTGGGGTTACAGACATAGCGGTAGCGAGCACATAGTAAAGAAGCATACATTCCAGAACATAGTTTCTTCCAGCGCTGGAGGTAGCTATGCCCATTTTCCGAAGGAGACATTGAGTGGAGATGAAACAAAGGTTCATATGGTTATCCAATACATCTGAATATAACCTTTGTATGGAACGCGTCTCAGCACTAGAGCGACATACAAATAAGATCGCACGCGGTGAATAGCCCTCAAACCCGACGACGGAATGCATAGAGGCTCAACCGCAAAAACCATATGGTAAGAGTCACTATGCAATCTGATGCTAAGAAGCCAAGGGCAAAGACAACTCGCCTGCTTCGCAGTTGTTCTTGAAAGTTCGATTGACAACCTGGGGCAACGGATATCGGAGCCTACACGATAAATATAATGACTGAAGAAAGTTTCAAGAGTCACCAGTCATGCAGAAGGTCTAATTCTAAAAAGCAACTTTGAATTCGCCCTCTCAAAAGCTTCCGCTGCGTGTCTATAAAATTGCGATGTGTTGACACAATTAATTATAGAGTCAACTACAACCGCTATGACATCGAGGTATCCTCAAGGAAAGTAAAAGAAAGGTTCAAGGGAAGACCGGTCCCTGAATTGGGGCAATGGCTGTCCTTGGAAGCAGTTCAAAAAGCTAATTTTGTGAAGGGGTCCCTTAAGCTTGGGAAGAAGCGTGATTCCTTGATCTGATCGGATTCATGATCATAGGCTTCGACGCGATATGATAAAGATATGTGATATGATATGTACTTATCCACTACGCACTACGCAGATGAAAAGACGAAGCCAGCTAAGTCTTGAATGAAGCGTGGTCTTGTGTCGAGAAGTCGATTGACACCCAATAGAAAGCATCAGTTAATCAAGACTACACGACATCCTCCGATATTTTGTCGATATGATACAGACTCTGCCCGGGAGAACATATCGATGTCCTGAGAGCGAGGTCAAGGGCATTGGCGAAAATAATACATGACCGAAGCTGAGAATGCAGGGAACAAAGGAAGTTTCGTACAAGTTACAGCAGCAGCGGAAATGAAGCAAGGGAAGAGGGAAGGACACGGACGGGTGCGATACGATATGACATGACATGGAAACGAAAAGTGAAAAAGTAATACCAGTACCACTACGTACTATTGAATGACATCAACCAACAAGAGAACAATGCGGTTCTCGCATTGTTCGTGGAGAAGCAGGGAAGTTGAATGAGGAATATGAAAGAACAAAGGAGAACAGGGAGATAAGCCCGAAACCTATCCATCCATCTCATCCACCCTATAGAAAGTAATCCGCAGGAGGTCGTTTCGCAGGTATTGATTTGACGTCCTAAAAATACCACACGCCACACCACGAAGCGAAGATCCAAAATTAGGGTGGgaacaattttttttgcgaAAAGGCACGAAACGGCAGCAAGCAAAGGAAGAATTATGTGCACCGAAAGGATGCAGAATAACAGCGGAAACACGGCGAAAGAGGCGAATAAAAGTCAGTTAAAAATTTCACAGCGGAGGAGAGAAAAATACCAAAAAGACGAAAACGTACCACCGGCGCATGGTTAAACACCTTGTATTCCTGTGCCAGATGTTCATCGAGCTCGAGGATGGAGGCTACATTCCCACACCTAAGTATAAAGCATAATCAGAGTTCAGATTACAGCGATAGACACAGCAAGGGAAACGGATAGGGATAAGGGCCTGGAAGAAGGTAGACAGTGAAGCACGGCATAACAGTATTTTTAGCATAAAGGGTTTATGAAATCATCCCTTGGGAACGCCTGTGCGCATGACACTGAACGGAAGTACAGtaaggaaaaagagaagagaacACAACGCCACGCCACGCCACGAACTGCGACGAAAGACAGCTAACGGTCCCCGAGTTAACGGTGCGCCGTTGTTCTGCACCCTAGAAAAATTTTGGACACCACAGCACAAAAGAACACTCAGGCCAGGAGATAGGATAATGTCCAGATGTTGAGAAAACGGCCCACGATCTTATTTGATTGCATGggtcctttttctttttgcaagGTGCGGTACATGCGGCAAGAAAAGAAGCATGCTTTCCGTGGTATAGCatggatgacgatgagaaGAAGAACGGCCGTAGACCATAGATAACCCGAAGTGAGGGAGAGAAACGAGGTGTGAAGAAACGAGGCAGGGCGAAGACAGTGTGAGGACGTAAAGAAATGACGGTCGGGACAAGTGACATGGTAATGGGATCATGTAATGCACAGCAAGACGAGTCAAAAACGAGGCAGACACGCACGCTCAAGAGATTTAGAAATCCAATGACGCCCACCAAAAAAAGataagaaaaagaaacgcgAGGCAGAAAATGCGACGCCCAGAACAaggacaagaaaaaaataataatTCAAGGCAATACGCACCGATAACAGTAATTCGGTGCGCTCCAGACAGTCACGATCGTCTGATCAAACATAAGCTTGAATCCTTCCATTGCAAGTTGATGGGCGCGCGCGATGAGGTCGATCGCATTATTATGTGCGAAAATCTTCGTCGTGTCCGCACCGAATAAGAAGCCGGCACCGCGCGGCGAAAGACCCCATCCTTGGATATCTACAACGAAAAtttagaaaaaaatcaacttCTCTGTCCCATTGCGAAGAAGAACTAGAGAAGGAGCGGGAAAAGAGCGCAGGCGAGAGCGAGAAACTCACCATCTGGATCGGACCACAGCAGATCACACATAGGCCCGTCATGCGGCACCTCCTGTTTTCGGTCTATAGCGCGGATCTACAAAAacggaaaggaaaaagaaaggtgcGTTATTAAGTATACAAATTTTTAACGGGGTGCAGATGATCATGAGCCGTGCATGACGAGATGATTAGCGTAAAAAGTGAAGTTCAGACAATGAAGGGCGGGTACGGTACATGAGCCCCGGCCTCGTTGACCGACGGGCCCGATCATGAATGCAatggatgatgacgatgctAATCAGGCAAGCCGACCCCCTGCAACATACCCCAAAATGAAGtgcaaaaaataaaataaaaagcAGAATAAAGATATCTCGCTCACCTGATCAATACTATTCAAATTCGGACTCAACCCTCCATGCACACAAAACACCCTACCATCCACAATCGCGCCCAGAGCAAGGTAATCAAACACCTCACAGCACCACCGCCACACATTGCTGCTACCATACTTCCTCTGACATTCGTCGTAAAAGCCGTACACCTGCGTGATCTGCCGCGACTCGTGGTTGCCCCTAATAAGCGTGATGCGCTCCGGGTAGCGCACTTTCAgcgcgaggaggaggaggaaagttTCGACGCTGTAGAAGCCTCTGTCGACGAAGTCGCCTGTGTTGTTTGGGTggtttgattgattgattgaggGTGTGCGTGGGTGTTCATGGGTGTGTGCGTGGGAAGAATAGAAGCAGGATGGTTCGGGTGTTGTTGGAGTAGATAGATGGAGGTTAGGAGGAGTCAAGACGGAACATGCGAAGCATTATTCCGGTGATGGG
The sequence above is a segment of the Psilocybe cubensis strain MGC-MH-2018 chromosome 4, whole genome shotgun sequence genome. Coding sequences within it:
- a CDS encoding Serine/threonine-protein phosphatase 4 catalytic subunit, whose translation is MPSDLDKQIEQLTRCEPISEEQVKRLCLKAREILIEEGNVQVVDSPVTICGDIHGQFFDLMELFKVGGFCPETNYLFMGDFVDRGFYSVETFLLLLALKVRYPERITLIRGNHESRQITQVYGFYDECQRKYGSSNVWRWCCEVFDYLALGAIVDGRVFCVHGGLSPNLNSIDQIRAIDRKQEVPHDGPMCDLLWSDPDDIQGWGLSPRGAGFLFGADTTKIFAHNNAIDLIARAHQLAMEGFKLMFDQTIVTVWSAPNYCYRCGNVASILELDEHLAQEYKVFNHAPVDVKSIPAKRPPADYFL